In one Rhea pennata isolate bPtePen1 chromosome 17, bPtePen1.pri, whole genome shotgun sequence genomic region, the following are encoded:
- the RPH3A gene encoding rabphilin-3A codes for MEQMEQERIGRLVTRLEDLRRSVAGDGVSRCILCGEQLGLPGSASVVCEDCKKNVCTKCGVETANSRPRSVWLCKICSEQREVWKRSGAWFFKGLPKQMLPQPMPVGKSKAPQAASAPAPAEDPKLSPRAPSRGQAGAGPAAEPDSCGDEPTAAARGGYAAPGRRPPKSDAESGGGGGRSPGARRADSVRAPRPPAAPAAPPASPPPAPPEPARPAARDERGGGSAAARDERPQQPPAPPPEEEEEEDANSYDSDEGTTLGALEFSLLYDRENSALHCALARAKGLKPMDSNGLADPYVKLHLLPGASKSNKLRTKTLRNTRNPVWNETLVYHGITDEDMQRKTLRISVCDEDKFGHNEFIGETRVSLKKLKPNQKKNFNICLERVIPMKRAGTTGSSRGMALYEEEVDRGGDVEERGKILVSLMYSTQQGGLVVGIVRCVHLAAMDANGYSDPFVKLWLKPDMGKKAKHKTQIKKKTLNPEFNEEFFYDIKHSDLAKKSLDISVWDYDIGKSNDYIGGCQLGITAKGERLKHWYECLKNKDKKIERWHTLQNENHIASD; via the exons ATGGAGCAGATGGAGCAGGAGCGCATCGG GCGCCTCGTGACCCGCCTGGAGGACCTGCGCCGGAGCGTGGCGGGGGACGGCGTGAGCCGCTGCATCCTCTGCGGGGAGCAGCTGGGGCTGCCGGGCTCCGCCAGCGTCGTCTGCGAGGACTGCAAGAAG AACGTGTGCACCAAGTGCGGCGTGGAGACCGCCAACAGCCGGCCCCGCTCCGTCTGGCTGTGCAAGATCTGCAGCGAGCAGCGGGAG GTGTGGAAGCGCTCCGGCGCCTGGTTTTTCAAGGGTTTGCCCAAGCAAATGCTGCCGCAGCCGATGCCCGTCGGTAAGAGCAAGGCGCCGCAAGCGGCGagcgcgcccgccccggccgaGGACCCGAAGCTCTCGCCCCGCGCGCCGAGCCGAG GCCAGGCAggcgccgggcccgcggccgaGCCGGACTCCTGCG GCGACGAGCCGAcggcggccgcccggggcggctacgcggcgcccggccggagGCCGCCCAAGAGCGACGccgagagcggcggcggcggcggcaggagcccCG GCGCGCGGCGGGCCGACTCCGTccgagcgccgcggccgcccgccgccccggcggcacCCCCAG CGAGCCCGCCGCCGGCACCCCCGGAgccggcccgccccgccgcccgggaCGAGCGAGGAgggggctccgccgccgcccgggaCGAGAggccgcagcagccgccggccccgccgccggaggaggaggaggaggaggacgccAACAGCTACGACTCCGACGAAGGCA CTACGCTGGGCGCGCTGGAGTTCAGCCTGCTCTACGACCGGGAGAACAGCGCTCTGCACTGCGCGCTCGCCAGAGCCAAA GGCTTAAAACCAATGGACTCAAACGGCCTGGCTGATCCCTACGTGAAACTACACCTCTTGCCTGGAGCCAGTAAG TCGAATAAGTTGAGAACAAAGACTCTGCGCAATACCCGTAACCCTGTGTGGAACGAGACCCTGGTGTATCATGGCATCACGGACGAGGACATGCAAAGGAAAACACTCAG GATCTCTGTGTGTGATGAAGACAAATTTGGCCACAATGAGTTTATTGGAGAAACTAGAGTTTCCTTGAAAAAATTGAAGCCCAATCAGAAAAAGAACTTCAACATCTGCTTGGAGAGAGTAATACCA ATGAAGCGTGCTGGAACGACGGGCTCATCTCGTGGGATGGCACTGTATGAAGAGGAG GTAGATCGTGGTGGGGATGTGGAAGAGCGTGGGAAGATCCTTGTGTCGCTCATGTACAGCACGCAGCAGGGCGGCTTGGTTGTGGGCATCGTACGCTGCGTTCATTTAGCAGCAATGGATGCCAATGGATACTCGGACCCTTTCGTTAAACT TTGGCTGAAACCTGACATGGGGAAAAAGGCCAAGCATAAGacacagattaaaaagaaaacgtTGAATCCTGAATTTAATGAG gaGTTCTTCTATGATATAAAACACAGTGATCTGGCCAAGAAGTCACTGGACATATCTGTCTGGGATTATGACATTGGAAAATCTAATGATTACATTG gcGGTTGTCAGCTTGGCATTACGGCTAAGGGTGAGCGCTTGAAACACTGGTACGAATGTTTGAAGAACAAGGACAAGAAGATTGAACGCTGGCACACCCTTCAAAACGAGAACCACATTGCCAGCGATTAA